One Spirochaeta africana DSM 8902 genomic window carries:
- a CDS encoding glycosyl hydrolase family 65 protein → MKKTSISYDPGGWIIRETGYTPDDTVSIGSNFMVGNGYLGYRGTPLEWGREQYAACVVTDTYDMADGKWRELCTVPNALSGRLVIDGAALEAAGADTVFGLDLAEGRFFRTQETAALTVAEELVADQVDLHLVARRVVLTAVRPASITLQAGIDSDIWSLNGNHFSRQQWAVEALPQADHASGLLRCDLQTGESRIDISVGHAARILLNGQPVTNESVDITNESWHGIGQDFSLAAGDRLELELYMAVYSSEDGIDPVAGVRTSIQRAVSSGWSQLMHESRERWQQFWEATDIRIEGDHEAQVTTRFNIYHNVIAAPRHSDRLPIGARGLSCQAYQGAAFWDQEIFNMPMFLYTDPGVARNILAYRYHTLPGARRKAQRLGYRGAFYAWISGKTGDELCPDYFFVDVLTGRRIRNHFNDWQIHISPDIAYAIWEYLEATGDWEFVEQMGAEVLFEIARFCFSHLYFKKDKDRYETIRLLGPDEYHENVDNNAFTNYQIQFACRAAVAVYERLQRDNPDRLQEIVRQIGLEPAETDDWRDVVDRIYLPQPTLAGQLIEQFDGYFQLEDVFPQEVAARLKDPGEYWGWPNGVAVATQVLKQADVIQLFVQHDAFPIEVQKANYEYYAPRTQHGSSLSPSSYAIIAARVHNRQQAYDFFMKSNTVDLYNTNKAVSGGTFIGGIHTAACGASWKVLFNGFVGFEIENSCMRFRPRLPDQWKSITVPFVFRGQPYRVTVTAGDVLLEFGGDPQHITDLPKVLIGDTEYTMQESLRVPFASGGKDD, encoded by the coding sequence ATGAAGAAAACATCTATCAGTTACGACCCTGGTGGCTGGATTATCCGGGAAACCGGATACACCCCTGACGACACTGTCTCGATAGGCAGCAATTTTATGGTCGGCAATGGCTACCTTGGGTATCGAGGTACACCTCTTGAATGGGGGCGGGAGCAGTACGCTGCCTGTGTGGTCACCGATACCTATGACATGGCCGACGGGAAGTGGCGAGAGCTTTGTACCGTACCGAATGCGCTGTCCGGGCGGCTCGTGATCGATGGTGCCGCTCTGGAGGCCGCCGGAGCAGACACCGTGTTCGGTCTGGATCTCGCCGAGGGGCGGTTTTTCCGTACCCAGGAGACCGCAGCGCTGACGGTGGCGGAGGAACTTGTTGCTGATCAGGTGGATCTGCATCTTGTCGCGCGTCGCGTGGTGCTTACTGCAGTACGCCCGGCGAGTATCACCCTGCAGGCAGGTATCGACAGTGATATCTGGAGCCTGAACGGGAATCATTTCTCGCGGCAGCAGTGGGCCGTTGAAGCCCTGCCGCAGGCTGATCATGCATCAGGATTGCTGCGCTGTGATCTGCAAACCGGCGAGTCCCGGATCGATATCTCGGTAGGTCATGCAGCCCGAATACTGCTGAATGGCCAACCCGTCACCAATGAATCCGTCGATATCACCAATGAGAGCTGGCATGGGATCGGGCAGGATTTCTCGTTGGCTGCCGGAGATCGTCTTGAGCTCGAGCTGTATATGGCGGTGTACTCCAGTGAAGATGGTATCGATCCGGTAGCGGGGGTGCGCACCAGCATTCAGCGAGCGGTCTCGAGCGGCTGGTCACAGCTCATGCATGAATCGCGAGAGCGCTGGCAGCAGTTCTGGGAGGCCACCGACATCCGGATCGAGGGCGATCACGAGGCACAGGTCACCACCCGGTTCAACATCTACCATAATGTGATTGCGGCTCCGCGACACAGTGACCGGCTGCCGATTGGTGCCCGGGGACTGAGCTGTCAGGCATATCAGGGGGCTGCTTTCTGGGATCAAGAAATATTCAATATGCCGATGTTTCTCTATACCGACCCCGGGGTCGCCCGCAACATACTCGCCTATCGGTACCATACCTTGCCGGGAGCACGTCGCAAGGCACAGCGGCTCGGATACCGCGGGGCATTTTATGCCTGGATCAGCGGAAAGACCGGTGATGAGCTGTGTCCGGACTATTTTTTTGTAGATGTGCTTACCGGGCGGCGCATCCGTAATCACTTTAACGACTGGCAGATCCATATCAGCCCGGATATAGCCTATGCGATATGGGAATATCTTGAGGCGACCGGCGACTGGGAGTTTGTCGAGCAGATGGGTGCCGAGGTACTGTTCGAGATTGCCCGGTTTTGCTTCAGTCATCTGTACTTCAAAAAAGATAAAGACCGGTACGAAACAATCCGTCTTCTGGGCCCGGATGAATACCACGAGAATGTGGATAATAATGCCTTCACCAATTACCAGATCCAGTTTGCCTGCCGGGCGGCGGTAGCAGTGTATGAGCGACTCCAGCGAGATAACCCGGATCGATTGCAGGAGATTGTTCGCCAGATCGGTCTCGAACCGGCAGAAACTGATGACTGGCGTGACGTAGTGGACCGGATCTATCTGCCGCAGCCAACCCTGGCAGGCCAGTTGATAGAGCAGTTTGACGGCTATTTTCAGCTGGAGGATGTATTCCCGCAGGAGGTTGCTGCCAGGCTGAAAGACCCGGGAGAGTACTGGGGCTGGCCGAACGGCGTGGCGGTTGCAACCCAGGTTTTGAAACAGGCCGATGTTATCCAGCTGTTTGTACAGCACGATGCCTTTCCGATTGAGGTGCAGAAGGCGAATTACGAGTACTACGCACCCCGTACCCAGCATGGCTCGTCGCTGAGCCCGTCCTCCTATGCGATAATTGCTGCACGCGTACATAATCGCCAGCAGGCATATGATTTTTTTATGAAATCCAATACAGTGGATCTGTATAACACCAACAAGGCGGTCAGTGGCGGCACCTTTATTGGTGGGATCCATACCGCCGCCTGCGGTGCAAGCTGGAAGGTACTGTTTAACGGTTTTGTCGGATTCGAGATCGAGAATTCCTGCATGCGCTTCCGGCCCCGACTGCCGGATCAGTGGAAATCCATAACGGTACCGTTTGTATTTCGCGGTCAGCCGTACCGGGTTACCGTAACAGCCGGGGATGTGCTGCTTGAGTTTGGTGGTGATCCGCAACATATTACGGATCTGCCGAAGGTTCTCATCGGCGATACAGAATATACTATGCAGGAATCATTACGTGTTCCCTTTGCATCAGGAGGAAAAGATGATTAA
- the pgmB gene encoding beta-phosphoglucomutase, whose product MIKGWIFDLDGVITDTAEFHFKAWKQLADEEGLSFTREDNEQLRGVSRADSLRLLLKGKTVTDQHFEEMMTRKNGYYQELVEKMGPEDALPGARELVKELRSRGIKTAIGSSSRNAGRVIELLQMEDIFDTIADGHSVANAKPAPDLFLHAASQLGLSPDECVVVEDAEAGVEAALAGGMCAVGIGPAERVGKAHYVYAETADIDLKEVMG is encoded by the coding sequence ATGATTAAAGGCTGGATTTTTGATCTTGACGGGGTAATTACCGACACTGCCGAGTTTCACTTCAAGGCATGGAAGCAGCTTGCCGACGAAGAGGGGCTTTCGTTTACCCGTGAGGATAACGAACAGCTGCGCGGGGTGTCGCGTGCTGACTCTTTGCGCCTGCTGCTGAAAGGAAAAACCGTTACCGATCAGCATTTCGAAGAAATGATGACACGAAAGAACGGCTATTATCAGGAACTGGTAGAGAAGATGGGACCCGAGGATGCACTGCCGGGCGCCCGTGAGCTGGTAAAGGAGCTGCGATCACGCGGCATCAAGACCGCAATCGGGTCCTCCAGCAGGAACGCCGGCAGGGTAATCGAGTTGTTGCAGATGGAGGATATCTTTGACACCATTGCAGATGGACACTCGGTCGCCAACGCCAAACCGGCGCCGGATCTTTTTCTGCATGCAGCCAGCCAGCTGGGGCTGTCGCCGGATGAATGTGTGGTTGTCGAGGATGCCGAGGCAGGGGTAGAAGCAGCGCTGGCCGGCGGCATGTGTGCAGTCGGCATTGGACCAGCTGAACGAGTCGGTAAGGCGCATTATGTGTACGCCGAAACGGCAGATATCGATTTGAAAGAAGTGATGGGCTGA
- a CDS encoding tRNA dihydrouridine synthase: MATLTHRALRELILEFGGCDYFFSEMISARGLLNGGHLEQYYVDAGPHPDRVIYQLMGSDADSIAAAAAMLDERDCAGIDINMGCAAPAITRQGGGVSWMSDYDSAIRMVDQVRRQVTRHPLSVKLRLGFDEDPERVMHFCRGLEQAGVEMITMHPRTAKQKFKRTARWSFVELAAEHLHIPVIGNGDVTDASRLVARSRGPWSGVMVGRGAVQQPWIFAQARAAGQQIEVDREAVALQFLELLRRRQPAEFWKSRAHRFFAYYCTNFAWGHNLNTGIHRESDTHAMGALVRQYFRRYPQERILSVALVPNP, from the coding sequence ATGGCAACACTGACGCATCGTGCCCTGCGGGAACTGATACTGGAGTTTGGCGGCTGTGATTATTTCTTCAGCGAGATGATCAGTGCCCGCGGGCTTTTGAACGGTGGTCACCTTGAGCAGTACTATGTCGACGCCGGCCCGCACCCGGATCGGGTAATCTATCAGTTGATGGGATCGGATGCCGACTCCATCGCCGCGGCTGCAGCGATGCTCGATGAGCGCGACTGCGCCGGCATAGATATCAATATGGGGTGCGCTGCGCCGGCTATTACCAGGCAGGGGGGTGGGGTGAGCTGGATGAGCGACTATGATTCTGCCATCCGCATGGTTGATCAGGTTCGTCGCCAGGTCACCCGTCACCCGCTCAGTGTCAAGCTCAGGCTGGGTTTCGATGAAGATCCCGAGCGGGTGATGCATTTCTGCCGTGGTCTGGAGCAGGCCGGGGTTGAAATGATTACCATGCATCCCCGTACCGCCAAACAGAAATTCAAGCGCACAGCGCGGTGGAGTTTCGTCGAGCTGGCGGCTGAACACCTGCACATTCCGGTTATCGGCAATGGTGATGTAACCGATGCCAGCCGACTGGTCGCGCGTAGCCGCGGACCATGGAGCGGCGTGATGGTCGGGCGAGGTGCGGTGCAGCAGCCCTGGATATTTGCCCAGGCACGCGCAGCCGGGCAGCAGATCGAGGTTGACCGGGAGGCAGTGGCACTGCAATTTCTTGAACTGCTGCGCCGTCGGCAGCCTGCCGAGTTCTGGAAGTCCCGGGCGCACCGGTTTTTTGCATACTACTGTACCAACTTCGCCTGGGGGCATAATCTGAATACCGGGATTCACCGGGAAAGCGATACACATGCAATGGGAGCTCTCGTACGGCAGTATTTTCGTCGGTATCCCCAGGAACGTATCCTTTCAGTTGCGCTTGTCCCGAACCCGTGA
- a CDS encoding STAS domain-containing protein, which produces MEIATTFPIPDAAVIAIDGEMDLYNANQLREAFQQALTDSRRGIVLELSRLRYLDSSGVGVLIHMIQSLKSRKGRLAVVGLHGSPEKVLTMTNIIALLKRFSTCEEAVAYITE; this is translated from the coding sequence ATGGAGATTGCAACAACATTTCCGATACCTGATGCAGCGGTTATCGCGATCGATGGAGAGATGGATCTGTATAATGCCAATCAGTTGCGTGAGGCATTTCAGCAGGCGTTGACCGACAGTCGTCGCGGGATAGTGCTGGAGCTGTCGCGACTGCGGTATCTCGACAGCTCCGGGGTTGGCGTATTGATTCACATGATCCAGAGCCTGAAGTCCCGTAAAGGACGATTGGCAGTGGTCGGCCTCCACGGCAGTCCGGAAAAGGTGCTGACCATGACTAACATCATTGCCCTGCTCAAACGCTTTTCTACCTGTGAGGAGGCGGTAGCCTATATCACCGAATAG
- a CDS encoding glutamine synthetase family protein, which produces MKLGAYNGNIEDIDYLDLMMLDIYGAIRSVTIPKSHISPAVLKEGIGFDASNYGFADVSKSDMVAIPDMSTAFTEERPDGLILHTLCDVRTMDGDIFEYYPRNVIKNALAYLRREKIADDAQVLMELEFHVLEDVAYATDYAHSYFRLQSAEGIGPDFYDLPRFNIHRGYHRHYPDDRYFDLRNQMVRALTAVGIPVKYHHHEVGAAQLEIEFDFLSIAEAADKVAIAKWIIRNIAAENQVFVTFMPKPINKTPGNGMHVHQYLSRNGEPTFSGDGMFGLSTEALCYTAGLLEHSLSGSLLGFTNPSTNSFKRLVPGYEAPVCATFAKASREAAVRIPGYLSRGSERIEYRTGDATANPHYMLAAMLLAGIDGIQRKLDPVAAGYADASLAEDRRFPLDLHSVMQGLLRDNDYLRPAFPQELIEMWSSMKLSEATHVYHAPTPEEYELYFNV; this is translated from the coding sequence ATGAAACTTGGTGCATACAACGGCAACATTGAGGATATCGATTATCTGGATCTGATGATGCTGGACATCTATGGCGCAATTCGGAGCGTAACCATCCCGAAAAGCCACATCAGTCCCGCGGTACTCAAGGAGGGCATCGGGTTCGATGCATCGAACTACGGGTTCGCTGATGTTTCCAAATCCGACATGGTGGCAATCCCCGACATGAGCACCGCCTTTACCGAGGAGCGTCCGGACGGGCTGATCCTGCATACTCTGTGCGATGTGCGCACCATGGATGGGGATATCTTCGAGTACTACCCGCGGAACGTAATCAAGAATGCCCTGGCGTATCTGCGTCGCGAAAAGATAGCCGACGACGCACAGGTTCTGATGGAGCTCGAGTTCCATGTACTGGAGGATGTAGCCTACGCTACCGACTATGCCCATTCCTATTTCCGCCTGCAGAGTGCAGAGGGAATCGGGCCGGACTTCTACGACCTGCCGCGCTTTAATATTCATCGTGGCTATCATCGTCACTATCCGGATGATCGCTATTTCGATTTGCGCAACCAGATGGTGCGGGCGCTGACTGCAGTCGGGATTCCGGTCAAGTATCATCACCATGAGGTCGGCGCAGCGCAGCTCGAGATCGAGTTTGATTTTCTGTCTATAGCCGAGGCTGCCGACAAGGTTGCCATTGCCAAGTGGATTATCCGGAATATTGCCGCCGAGAACCAGGTATTTGTCACCTTTATGCCCAAACCGATCAACAAGACCCCGGGGAACGGTATGCATGTGCATCAGTACCTCTCCCGCAACGGAGAACCGACTTTCTCCGGCGACGGGATGTTCGGCCTGTCAACCGAGGCGCTGTGCTATACCGCCGGTCTGCTTGAGCACAGCCTGAGCGGGTCGCTGCTTGGATTTACCAATCCCAGTACCAATTCCTTCAAGCGGCTGGTTCCCGGCTATGAAGCGCCGGTATGTGCTACCTTTGCCAAGGCATCTCGCGAAGCGGCTGTCCGCATACCGGGGTACCTCAGCCGCGGTTCGGAGCGTATCGAGTACAGAACCGGCGATGCTACCGCGAATCCCCACTACATGCTGGCGGCTATGCTGCTGGCCGGCATAGACGGGATACAGCGCAAACTCGACCCTGTCGCAGCCGGCTATGCAGATGCCTCCCTGGCAGAGGATCGCCGCTTTCCGCTGGATCTGCATTCAGTGATGCAGGGTCTGCTGCGGGACAACGACTATCTGCGACCAGCGTTTCCGCAGGAGCTGATAGAGATGTGGAGCTCTATGAAACTGTCAGAGGCAACCCATGTGTACCATGCACCAACCCCTGAGGAATATGAACTATACTTTAACGTGTAG